The following are from one region of the Paenalkalicoccus suaedae genome:
- the panD gene encoding aspartate 1-decarboxylase: protein MFREMMSGKLHRGTVTEANLNYVGSITIDQDLMDAVGILPNEKVQVVNNNNGARLETYTIKGERGSKTICLNGAAARLVQPGDKVIIISYKYMTEEESLSHTPKVAVLDDQNVIIEMMGHEPAATVR, encoded by the coding sequence ATGTTTCGAGAAATGATGAGTGGAAAGTTGCATAGAGGCACCGTGACAGAAGCAAACTTGAACTATGTAGGCAGTATTACAATCGATCAGGATTTAATGGACGCTGTTGGGATTTTACCTAATGAGAAAGTACAAGTTGTGAATAATAATAATGGTGCAAGACTAGAAACATATACCATTAAAGGCGAGAGAGGATCAAAAACAATCTGCTTAAATGGTGCTGCTGCGAGACTTGTGCAACCAGGCGATAAAGTAATTATTATCTCGTATAAATATATGACAGAGGAAGAGTCCTTGTCTCATACACCTAAAGTAGCGGTTTTAGATGATCAAAACGTTATTATTGAAATGATGGGGCATGAACCAGCTGCCACTGTAAGATAA
- the dinG gene encoding ATP-dependent DNA helicase DinG — MSRFVVLDLETTGVSHKKGDRIIQLAYSIVEDNRIVDRYATYLNPKRDIPPFIKQLTQITDAHVTDAPEFDEVAPKLLRDLEGAYFVAHNSDFDLGFMNEALEDAGYNPYMGPVLDTVELSRIAFPTEESFRLTELSDRFNMDHENPHRADSDAEATAILLIEIFDRLRALPKQTLKELCEFAPLFRSDCERILHSFYVEADEKIEGLEEYRGLVIRKKGTHIPVERDLQTFEELMEQSFRSDNVPLQGFERRLGQEEMMSFIHETLQADKIGLIEAGTGTGKSLGYLVPAIIDAVTREQPVVISTETIQLQEQLLKKEIPVLEDILPFTVKTALLKGRSHYLCLHKFEDALALKQSLTYEKVISLAQLLVWLTETDTGDAEELNLASSSDRLWSELQSDGIACIDPSSPWFSRCFYQRAKLAAKHADLIITNHALLLTDVTLSHQVIPSSETIIIDEAHHLEETATKQFGKRLDYAALAQVINQFTVKESLFTAWLHREIPHYQDVIERLKDVQQEWADLYYKLYQYGTRGKVGKEDTGRNSKVIHKTEASWTGVDDIARRCDAILRESINELIELSELLDTDQNKQSFQREIDQFNRYLSDLEDVYALFTSIFLQIEEGTVYWLEVDGKGPKQSGVVYTSPVDVSDLLADSFFRKKKRVILTSATLTVNKSFDYMMQTLGLLDFDVVTKQVESPFNWEDQAKLYVPTDMPLIQEVGDQAYVEALALQVYRIAQASEGKMLVLFTSYEMLRRAHELLVDLLDETYTIIGQGIHSRSRTRLTKNFQQVDKAILLGTSSFWEGVDIPGEDLSVLVMARLPFSPPNDPVFQAKSDRFKENGSSPFMKLALPQAILRFKQGFGRLIRRKTDRGAVIVLDRRIVTTRYGSQFVRSLPVPLREKSMADIEDELATFLQASEVTHGNTHS; from the coding sequence ATGAGTCGCTTTGTTGTCCTTGACTTAGAGACGACGGGAGTATCACATAAAAAGGGAGATCGAATTATTCAGCTTGCATATTCGATTGTAGAAGATAACCGTATTGTTGATCGATATGCAACGTATTTGAACCCTAAGCGAGATATACCTCCGTTCATTAAACAATTGACACAAATTACAGATGCACACGTTACAGATGCACCTGAGTTTGATGAAGTTGCACCTAAGCTACTGCGGGATTTAGAGGGTGCTTATTTTGTTGCGCACAATTCTGATTTTGATTTAGGATTTATGAATGAAGCGCTTGAAGACGCTGGTTACAATCCATACATGGGACCTGTTTTAGATACAGTAGAATTAAGTAGAATTGCTTTTCCGACAGAAGAAAGCTTTCGTCTAACGGAACTTAGTGACCGATTTAATATGGATCACGAGAATCCTCATCGGGCAGATAGTGATGCGGAGGCAACCGCTATTTTATTAATAGAAATTTTTGATCGATTGAGAGCCCTGCCCAAACAAACGTTAAAGGAGCTTTGTGAGTTTGCGCCTCTTTTTAGAAGTGACTGCGAGAGAATTTTACACAGCTTTTACGTGGAGGCAGATGAGAAGATAGAGGGGCTTGAAGAATACCGAGGTCTCGTTATTCGCAAGAAAGGGACGCATATTCCTGTCGAACGAGACTTACAAACGTTTGAAGAATTAATGGAGCAATCTTTCCGTTCAGACAATGTGCCTTTACAAGGTTTTGAACGTAGACTCGGACAAGAGGAAATGATGAGCTTTATTCATGAGACGTTGCAAGCCGATAAAATTGGTCTTATTGAAGCGGGGACTGGAACTGGGAAATCGCTAGGTTACTTAGTACCAGCCATTATTGACGCTGTAACACGCGAGCAACCGGTTGTGATTTCAACCGAAACGATCCAGCTCCAAGAGCAGTTATTAAAAAAAGAAATTCCGGTTCTTGAGGATATTTTACCTTTTACCGTCAAAACCGCTCTCTTAAAAGGACGCTCTCACTACTTATGCTTGCATAAGTTTGAGGACGCTCTTGCATTAAAGCAATCGTTAACGTATGAAAAAGTCATTTCATTAGCCCAGCTTTTAGTATGGTTAACGGAAACAGATACAGGTGACGCTGAGGAATTAAACTTAGCTTCGTCTTCGGATAGGCTTTGGAGTGAGCTACAAAGTGATGGTATAGCTTGTATCGATCCATCATCACCATGGTTCTCGCGATGCTTTTATCAGCGCGCTAAGCTTGCGGCGAAGCACGCAGATTTGATCATTACGAATCATGCTTTATTGTTAACGGATGTGACGCTTAGTCACCAGGTGATCCCTTCAAGTGAAACGATTATTATTGATGAGGCACATCATCTAGAAGAGACTGCGACGAAGCAGTTCGGTAAACGGTTAGACTATGCGGCACTTGCTCAAGTGATCAATCAGTTTACAGTAAAGGAATCTCTATTTACAGCATGGCTTCATCGAGAAATCCCTCATTACCAAGATGTCATTGAGCGCTTAAAGGATGTGCAACAGGAGTGGGCAGACCTTTACTATAAGCTTTATCAGTATGGTACGAGAGGGAAAGTGGGTAAGGAAGACACCGGACGTAATTCAAAGGTTATTCACAAAACAGAGGCAAGTTGGACAGGTGTCGATGATATTGCACGTAGATGCGACGCTATTTTACGTGAGAGTATAAACGAGTTGATAGAGCTTTCTGAACTCCTTGATACGGACCAAAATAAACAAAGCTTCCAGCGTGAGATCGATCAATTTAACCGCTATTTGAGTGATCTTGAAGACGTGTATGCCCTGTTCACGAGTATTTTCTTGCAAATAGAAGAGGGTACGGTGTATTGGCTAGAAGTGGATGGGAAAGGCCCTAAGCAGTCTGGTGTCGTCTATACGAGCCCTGTGGACGTGTCGGACCTACTTGCGGACAGCTTCTTTCGTAAAAAGAAACGCGTCATATTAACGTCGGCGACGCTCACGGTGAATAAATCTTTTGATTATATGATGCAAACATTAGGACTGCTTGATTTTGATGTCGTGACGAAGCAGGTTGAATCGCCCTTTAATTGGGAGGATCAAGCAAAGCTTTATGTTCCAACGGATATGCCACTGATTCAAGAAGTGGGAGATCAAGCGTATGTGGAGGCGTTAGCGTTACAGGTTTACCGGATCGCCCAGGCATCAGAGGGAAAGATGCTCGTATTATTTACTTCTTATGAGATGCTAAGACGAGCGCATGAGCTTTTAGTTGATTTATTGGATGAAACATATACGATCATCGGACAGGGTATTCATTCTAGAAGTAGGACACGCCTCACGAAGAACTTTCAGCAGGTAGATAAAGCCATTTTACTTGGTACTAGTAGCTTTTGGGAGGGTGTAGACATTCCTGGCGAGGATTTAAGTGTACTTGTTATGGCCAGACTACCGTTTAGTCCGCCAAACGACCCTGTTTTCCAAGCTAAATCTGATCGTTTTAAAGAAAACGGATCATCGCCTTTTATGAAGCTAGCTTTGCCACAGGCTATCCTACGCTTCAAACAAGGATTCGGCAGGTTAATTCGTAGAAAGACAGACCGTGGCGCTGTCATCGTATTAGATAGACGAATTGTAACAACAAGGTACGGCTCACAGTTTGTGAGGTCTCTTCCTGTTCCACTTCGAGAAAAATCGATGGCAGATATTGAAGACGAGCTGGCTACATTTTTACAAGCATCGGAGGTAACGCATGGAAACACTCATTCATAA
- a CDS encoding YpmA family protein has product MENDKIRLLSTVKVAKHEDTYKLVDALNRTLKDRDLMFGLSLDEKDKDQMIFSIYET; this is encoded by the coding sequence ATGGAGAATGATAAAATCCGTTTGCTGAGCACAGTCAAGGTCGCGAAGCATGAGGATACGTATAAACTTGTAGATGCCCTAAATAGAACGCTTAAGGATCGTGATTTGATGTTTGGTCTTTCGCTTGATGAGAAGGATAAGGATCAAATGATTTTTTCGATCTATGAGACGTAA
- a CDS encoding pyridoxal phosphate-dependent aminotransferase, protein MKFSPKVESITPSTTLAITAKAKELRDAGHDVIGLGAGEPDFNTPTYIIEASYQAMLAGATKYTPAAGLPALKQAIIEKFKTDQGLDYAADEIIVSTGAKHALSSIFQTILQDDDEVIIPTPYWVSYPEQVKIAGGVPVFVEGKEENSFKISPEQLKQSITDKTRAVIINSPSNPTGMVYTREELEAIGQVCIDHNILIVSDEIYEKLLYDGATHVSIAEISPELKELTLVVNGVSKSHSMTGWRIGYTAGRKDIIKKMANLASHTTSNPAVMAQHGAIAAYTKEDGSVEMMREAFEERLNTVYTKLQAIDGFSCLKPTGAFYLFPNVREAVEKSPYNTTDEWVEALLEEAKVAVVPGSGFGADDNIRLSYATNLESFEEALSRIESFVKSYQ, encoded by the coding sequence ATGAAATTTTCTCCAAAAGTAGAATCAATCACCCCATCCACTACACTAGCGATTACGGCGAAAGCGAAGGAGCTTCGAGACGCTGGTCATGACGTAATTGGACTAGGCGCAGGAGAACCTGACTTTAATACACCAACATATATTATCGAAGCAAGCTATCAGGCTATGCTTGCTGGTGCGACAAAATACACGCCAGCCGCAGGACTACCTGCATTAAAACAAGCGATCATTGAGAAATTCAAAACCGATCAAGGGCTTGACTACGCTGCTGATGAAATTATTGTGTCTACAGGAGCAAAGCATGCACTATCATCTATCTTCCAAACAATTTTGCAAGATGATGATGAAGTGATCATTCCAACTCCTTATTGGGTAAGCTATCCAGAGCAAGTTAAAATCGCTGGTGGAGTTCCTGTTTTTGTAGAGGGGAAAGAGGAGAATTCATTTAAAATTTCTCCCGAGCAACTAAAGCAGTCTATTACAGACAAAACTCGAGCTGTTATTATCAACTCGCCTTCTAATCCAACAGGTATGGTGTATACGAGAGAAGAGCTTGAGGCAATTGGTCAAGTTTGTATCGATCACAACATTTTAATTGTATCTGACGAAATTTACGAGAAGCTTTTGTATGATGGCGCAACGCACGTCTCGATCGCGGAGATTTCACCGGAGCTGAAGGAATTAACGTTAGTGGTCAATGGAGTGTCTAAATCTCATTCTATGACAGGATGGAGAATTGGGTATACAGCTGGTCGCAAGGATATTATTAAAAAGATGGCGAATTTAGCAAGCCATACGACATCTAACCCTGCTGTAATGGCTCAGCATGGTGCGATTGCTGCTTATACGAAAGAGGATGGCTCTGTAGAAATGATGCGTGAAGCATTCGAAGAACGATTAAATACGGTTTACACAAAGCTTCAAGCAATTGACGGATTCTCTTGTTTAAAGCCTACAGGAGCATTTTACTTGTTCCCTAACGTACGTGAAGCTGTCGAAAAGAGCCCATATAATACGACGGATGAATGGGTAGAGGCGCTACTAGAAGAAGCAAAGGTAGCTGTCGTTCCTGGAAGCGGATTTGGAGCTGACGATAATATCCGTCTATCTTATGCAACAAACCTAGAAAGCTTTGAAGAAGCACTGAGCCGTATTGAAAGCTTTGTAAAAAGCTATCAATAG
- the panC gene encoding pantoate--beta-alanine ligase codes for MIRVETIKELKAILRAEREKGHTIGFVPTMGYLHEGHMTLVDEATKSNDCVVMSIFVNPLQFGPTEDFDSYPRDLERDALRAKERGVTILFTPNEEEMYKRKMSATLQVHDGVNVLCGAKREGHFDGVATVVMKLLNIVSPTHAYFGKKDAQQVAIIWRMVEDFEMDVTIVPVDIVREEDGLAMSSRNVRLTPYERKEAPRIYALLKHAIAQSQTVEELLDVAFKQAHELELAELDYVELRTFPDLKEATKLEGQLILAIAMNYEHARLIDNIIWEPTRKDR; via the coding sequence ATTCGAGTGGAAACGATAAAGGAACTAAAAGCGATTTTAAGAGCGGAGCGAGAGAAAGGTCACACAATTGGGTTTGTACCAACGATGGGATATTTGCATGAAGGCCACATGACGCTAGTCGATGAAGCGACAAAAAGCAACGACTGTGTCGTGATGAGTATATTCGTGAATCCACTTCAATTTGGACCAACAGAGGATTTTGACTCGTATCCACGCGATTTAGAACGCGACGCGCTTCGTGCAAAAGAACGTGGTGTCACTATTTTATTTACACCGAACGAAGAGGAAATGTATAAACGTAAGATGAGCGCCACTCTCCAGGTTCACGACGGAGTGAACGTGCTTTGCGGGGCGAAGCGAGAAGGTCACTTTGATGGTGTAGCAACGGTTGTAATGAAGCTGTTAAACATCGTCTCACCCACTCATGCGTATTTTGGTAAAAAGGATGCGCAGCAGGTTGCGATCATTTGGCGTATGGTAGAAGATTTTGAGATGGACGTCACCATTGTCCCAGTCGATATTGTAAGAGAAGAAGACGGGCTTGCGATGAGTTCTAGGAACGTGAGACTAACTCCTTATGAGCGTAAGGAAGCACCTCGCATTTATGCTCTTTTAAAGCATGCTATCGCGCAGTCTCAAACTGTAGAGGAGCTACTTGATGTCGCATTCAAACAAGCACATGAGTTAGAGCTTGCAGAATTAGATTACGTAGAGCTTAGAACGTTTCCTGACTTAAAAGAAGCGACAAAACTTGAAGGGCAGTTGATTCTAGCAATTGCTATGAACTATGAGCATGCTCGACTAATTGACAATATAATTTGGGAACCTACAAGAAAGGATCGATAA
- a CDS encoding amidohydrolase, with product METLIHNVTIYGEEAPFYGYMTIKDDTIQSIGKGDVSREMMKGALKIDGKGKWLIPGLINTHGHIGSSFLRGAGDDLPLQTWLQTVMWPNEAKFDRETVLAAAELSMIEMIRSGTTTFLDFYHLAMPDVAELILDRGVKGVLGRGMIGLCSKEEQDQKLQDSLSLYDTYHGADNGRVSVVLAPHAPYTCPPDFLKRIADAANNRGILLHTHCAESYKEVEDSYKEFGMHPIKQLESIGFFEQPALLAHVVHASEEELEILSKNDVRVSHNLISNLKLGSGIAPLPAMLEKGITVGLGTDSTASNNTLDLFEELRMTALVHKGVAMDPTKITANQAFKLATSEGAKAVGLSDTGVIKEGYKADFVLIDPNKPHLFPNERMHSHLVYAVKSTDVTDVFIHGKQVMKDQQLTTIDQEKVLADCRNQLSKLM from the coding sequence ATGGAAACACTCATTCATAACGTGACCATATATGGCGAAGAGGCTCCTTTTTATGGGTACATGACGATAAAGGATGACACGATCCAATCGATCGGAAAAGGTGATGTATCAAGAGAAATGATGAAAGGAGCTCTTAAGATCGATGGGAAAGGGAAATGGCTTATTCCTGGTCTTATCAATACACACGGTCATATCGGCAGCTCTTTTTTGAGAGGGGCAGGAGATGACCTTCCACTGCAAACGTGGCTACAAACAGTTATGTGGCCAAATGAAGCAAAGTTTGACCGCGAGACGGTTTTAGCAGCTGCAGAATTAAGCATGATCGAAATGATTCGCTCAGGTACAACGACTTTTTTAGACTTTTATCATTTAGCCATGCCAGATGTTGCAGAACTCATACTTGATCGAGGTGTGAAGGGAGTGTTGGGGAGAGGAATGATTGGTCTATGCTCAAAAGAAGAACAGGATCAAAAGCTTCAAGACTCTTTATCCTTATATGATACGTATCACGGTGCAGACAATGGACGGGTTTCCGTCGTTTTAGCACCTCACGCGCCTTACACGTGCCCACCTGATTTTTTAAAGCGTATCGCCGATGCTGCGAATAATAGAGGCATCCTTCTTCACACGCACTGCGCAGAATCATATAAAGAGGTAGAAGATTCGTATAAAGAATTTGGGATGCATCCTATTAAGCAGCTTGAATCGATCGGCTTTTTTGAACAGCCAGCACTTCTCGCGCACGTTGTACATGCGTCAGAGGAGGAGCTTGAGATTCTATCAAAAAATGATGTCAGAGTATCTCATAATCTCATCTCAAACTTAAAGCTGGGATCAGGAATTGCTCCACTTCCTGCTATGCTAGAAAAGGGGATAACGGTTGGTCTAGGGACAGACTCAACGGCAAGTAATAATACCCTTGATTTGTTTGAAGAGCTTCGAATGACAGCGCTCGTTCATAAAGGTGTTGCAATGGATCCAACTAAGATAACGGCAAATCAGGCGTTTAAACTTGCTACTTCTGAAGGTGCAAAAGCAGTAGGCTTGTCTGACACAGGCGTGATAAAAGAAGGCTATAAAGCAGACTTTGTTTTAATTGATCCAAATAAGCCTCATCTTTTCCCAAATGAACGGATGCATTCCCATCTTGTTTATGCCGTTAAAAGCACAGATGTGACAGATGTATTTATTCACGGGAAGCAGGTCATGAAGGATCAGCAGCTTACGACAATTGATCAAGAAAAGGTTCTTGCAGATTGTCGAAATCAGCTGTCCAAGCTCATGTAA